The Chrysemys picta bellii isolate R12L10 chromosome 16, ASM1138683v2, whole genome shotgun sequence DNA window GGGAGCCTTCATCAGGATTTAGGTGACAGGCAGCAGTAAGTGGTGGCATGCCCCCCAAACTCTACGTAACGTCCCAACACACAATCACACTTCTATGGGGCAAGTACGTGGACCAAAGCACTCACCAGGCATGCCAGAGAACTGTAACCAGGACCAGCATACTCCTCAGTGTATAGACCGAAGTGCAAGTGACCGGGAAGTGGCTCCTAATCTCTCAAGCATAAATATCTGCTCTATTGTTTCCACAATACATTTTCCTCTTAAGggaaattataatttaaaaaccaTTCAAACAACATTGTCAATGTAACTAGGGGAGCTCAAAGACAAGGCTGACAGTCTAacctttgggggagagggggctgggagggcagagaaatcATTCAAGAGAAACCATCACAGAGTGACACTTGTTTGGGTTAAATATCCCACAGCAGTACTCCCCCAGTCGCTCTTCAGTGGACATGCACAGAGCTGCTGTTAACATTTGGATTGTTTTGTATGCAACAGAGTGGAAGTGAACTCTTTAGTGCTATTTACATGGAGGTTTTATTTCACTTAATTGTACACAAGTGTTCCTGGGTCGCTTAAATGTTAGCCCAATTGGAGCGGGAAGAGTGTAGGCTAGATTCCAACTGGGTTATTAAACACAAGGAGGAAAATAAAGGTCAGGGGAGCTCCACCTTTGAGTATAATGTACTATATTAACACTCCCAACAGCCACATGCGCACTCCCGCCTCTTTCAGAACGGCTTGCACAATTCCTGGTAAATGTTGACTTCTCTTTACTCATTTACAAAGTCTTGCAGTCTAAAGTCCTGCTCTCCTGTGTATCGTGATAGTAGCAGAGCAATTAGTGGGGCACGAGCATGGCTTTTGGCTTGTTTAGTCATTCGCACCATTTTACATGCAGTTTATTTAGCTGTGTCAATAATAAAAATGACCCAGGTCAGTAAAAAACAGGAACTCAGAAAAGAGGAGTTTCCAGAGCCTGCTTGCACTAGGACAGCGCTCTCCTTGCCCAGGGCCAGGCCTGGAAATTGAAGCCCAGCAGAAAAACTGGGGTCTGACAGGGCCAGCGCGCTAGTGATCTAAATCACCCAAGGCACAGCGAACGAAGGCCACTCCTCGCCCTAGTCCTCACTCTGAAGGATCCCGTTCGCCTCACACGCACACCTGCTTGAACACACAACCTGACAAAATACCTGTGGTTATTGTCTCAACGTTAAGCAGTGGGCAAAGCACCAGTACAGCCAGGGGGTCAAGTGAAAGGTGGTGGCTTCAAATAAGATGCATCTCATTCCTACAGCAGATACAGATCTACCCTGCTCAGGCCTGCCAAGTGGTACTGCTCAGTGCCTTCGCCCCTCTTGAATGGGTGGGCAGGAGATTAATTCTAAACACACGGGATGCACAGAACTACAATGCAGGGAGAACAGTCATTTAAAGAGACCGCATGTCATGCTGCTCTGTCTCCACAGTCACAGCGGGTGGGGAGACCAGGAAAGGGGAAAGTAGTTTCCACAGGACCAAAAACAGGCCCGAGCCACTCACTAGGAGCAAGTTTAACAACCAGTTTTCCTAAATCAGATCATTCAAGCTCGTTCTGGGACTCCCAGTCAGTGCTCTCTGGTACGGTAGTGGAGGGCGCTGGCCCAGGAAAGGACACCGTGCACTACAGGGTACATTTCATTGACCCATGTAGCACTGCCTGGACTTGGGGGCTGCTGATTAGCGAAGGAGGAACCAGTCACAGTTTTGGGCTGTCGGGATAATTTAACACACACGTACTCCCTTAATTTGGgacactagattttttttttaataaaaaaaaaaaacagataaacCACCCAACACTTTGCAGCTCATCTCTAAAGGCAAAGCAGGAATCCAGGGTCTTTTTTCATTACCTGCAGGTTATAATCATCAAATTCCAAGTCCTAGGAGTCTGGCAGTGTCCCTTCATTATTTAACAATTCTCCTCCTCGTTGTTTGGTACAAAGTTTGTACGAGTTCACAATTTACTTACAGCCTTAATAGCCAAAAGATTCTAGAAAATTCTGCCCTAAGTTGACTGTCACCGAAACTCCTAGTTCTGTCTGATATACAGAGTCATCTCTGCTTGCACGTGGTGTGTATCTGACATTGGAAGAGGCTGTTTCATGTACACAAGTAGCACTAAGTCTTACCTCTGCTGGGCACCTTATTCCTACTGAATCCGGTAGCTGGCTGATGTCTGTAATGATGcgtccccaattcctgcccctgATTAACCGTTCCTAGCAGAGATTCTGGGTCCCCATGCCCTCCTGCATTTAAAAGCAGTGGGTTCTCATGGCCACCTTTGGTCAATGTATTTGAACTCTTAGTGTCCGGAAAGCTGTCCCTGGCACCCTCACATGCACAGTCCTCCTCCATGCTCTCCGAATGGatcagagctggctggtgtaCATACCCATGTGGTGCCACTGCTGCAGATACCTGCTGGATACATTCGTGTGCCCTGATTTTTAAGAGATGTTGGGGGCTGTTGTGATGGTACGTGTCAGCATTCTGATAAGGCACGGACAACGACGGACGCTCTGAGAGGTTCTGTCCCATGCTGGTGTTCATATTCCCAGCATCTCCTTGGCTCATATGCCTGAACAACTCTTGAaattcttgctgctgctgctgttgctgctgctgccgccgcttgATGAGCTGTGCAAATTCTGCTGGGGGCAGTCGCATGTCCGTGTGCCCCGTGAGCGAGTGCCGGGGGGAAAGCAGTCCCTGGAGGATATGCGGTACCTGCTGGTGTCGGCTGTAATCTGGCGGAGTTGGGGACAGCAGTGCCTGCTGTAGTGCCGATGCCGTGTAGTGCTGCGGCTGCTGCTGATGTGCACTTTGAGGGAAGCTAGGGAACTGGTCAAGTTGAGGGACCTTCAGGGCTTGTTGCGTTGTGGGGAATCCCACCCCTGCTGATGGGCTGTAGTTGCTGGGGGATGCACGGGCCTGATCGGAGAACAGGTGGGGATGTAAGTGCACCTGGTCATAGTTAGCAGGGGGGTACCTGTTCATGTTCAAGCTGCAAGGAAGAAACGACAGTCATTGTGTTGCAGCAACCAAGAGTAAACCCATGAATGCAGAGGAGGCCGCCACCACTCAGGCACTCTGCACAACCTCCCAATCAACTCCAACAGGCTGTACATGTTCAGGGTGGTGGCTTGAGCGCCTAGCTGGAGTGGAACAGAGGGGACCCAGGTTTGCCACTCAGCACCTCTTTCTGGGAGAGCTGAAGAGACCACACACTCCACTCAGACCCTGTAGAAGAGCACATGCCCCAGGTCATCGATGACTCTGCAGGGCCAGGTAAGAAGGAATGTTTCAAGTCTCTGGAGATAGCTGGGGGAGCGTAGATGGAGAAAAGGTGCTGTTAGAGGCAGAGCCCGCCTGtcggagccagggccggctctaggcaccagcaaaacaagctggtgcttggggcggcacatatttaggggcggcatggctggcgccagaatgccacccctaaaaatgtgcaccggccgccctagctcacctccgctgctgccgcttgcacgccgctgctccccctccctcccaggcttgagagcctgggagggagggggagatcccgagcggccgcagcacgtgaaacagctgattcatgcgccgctgctcgccctccctcccaggcttgagagcctggggggaggaggcagggctggggatttggggaaggggcggagctgaggcggggccgggggtggggtaagaaaaaaacgggtgtgtgtgtgggggggtgggggcggccaaaattgtttctgcttgggacggcaaaaatcctagagctggccctggtcggAGCTCTTGAAGCTAGTGTAGGCTCCAGCCAAACCAGGCACGAAAGGGAATTAGTAACGGTCTCTGTACTTCTTTATTTCTCCCCTCTTATTAAAGCACAAGACTCTACTTAAGCAGCGACCTGCATTCCTAGAGAGAAAGCTGGCTTCCTACCCCGCCTGGCTAAGGAGTTGTGCTGACTTCACACAATCCTCACCCCTTGGCTGTCTGACACCCATGCCACTAACAAAGCCCTGAAGTCGAACGCCATAACGTGACCAGCGcatggctgctgctggcagcgagAGCTGTGCTCAGGAGACGGGCAGCCAGCCTTGGCACCCGGAGCCGTGGTGGCAGAACTCTGACCGGCCCTggttcttttctcccccctccccgggttAGCAGAACAGTTAGAGAACGGCTTACCTGTGCGACTCTGCACTATCAGCACTGAGCTGCTTGGACAGTGGCCTGTGCCCGTACGTGAGAGAGGCCATCAGGTTAGCGCGATGCTGCATTTGGATCTGATTAGCACTCGGGTTGATAGACGTGCCTCGCGGGTGCGGGgacatgccctgccctgccacagctgCCCCTTGCAGAAGGTTGTTGCTGAGCATATCTCCGGGCTCTTGCACTTGGATGGTGACCGGCTGTGGCTGCGGTTGCTGCGCCATGCCCATGCATGTCAGTGCCACGTTCGGGGGAGGGGAACAGTTACCAGACTGCTGGAAGATCGCACTGTGGGAAGGCATCCCTTGGAACTGGGACTGAGAAGCCGCACCTACGAAGAACAATCCCTTTGAGTAACTGCACTGAGCTGCTGCAAGGCTTGAGAGCACCTTCTGTTTAACAGATACAGCGTCTGATGCTATCAGGGCCAGAGGTAAGATTTTCAGAACCAAGCTGCCTTTCAGTGGGTGATGAGGCGTGCACCTTTCCTGACTATTCAGAGCTAAAGTTTCATCCTACTACAGCCACAGCTAGAAATACTTGTAAGGTAAAAGAAACAATACCAGTATAAAGTTATTTGCATAATCAAAGAATAAtatccctcctccccgcccccagaaaTGATAAGCAAAGACCTCATGACAGGTAACAACATATTCCAGCTGGCAAGTACCGCGATAATACCAGCCCCTTATGCCAGATGGAGACATCGGCTATCTGCGCCAGGCACTAGAATTTGGAGAAGACATGAACTGTTTTCCCAAGCGCTCTATAAAGCTGTAAGGTTCTGACAAGCGGCCTGCACAATAGGAGGACAGATGGCTTGGTCCACTCAGTGCTTACCATGAGTCTGCAGCATGCTGCTATTCCCAGGAGGGGGGCTGCTATTTGGCTGCCTGAAGAGATGATTATTAGGGTGGTTTGGGGGTGGACTAGATGGCTGAATCCGTAACCTACACAAGAAAATAAGCATCTTCGTAAATTGCTCTTCCTGATAAAGACGCTTGTTCATGTTTTAGAACTGAACCCTAAGTGCTTtttcaaaaaaaacaaacaatataaaAAACTCCTTTAGAATCTTAAAGGCTTTGCAACATAATTTCTATTTTATCTTCATTAGCTAGCTGGATAAGGTagtatggcccagtggttagagcacaagtCAGgaatcctgagttctattcctgactcacCATGACCTATGGCAAGGCTCTCCCACTCTGCCTCAgccttcctcatctgtaaaatgggatgatATTTGCTAGCCAACAGAgggactgggtgggagggggaagggtctaAAGAGTGTTTGTAAATGGCTTGGCATTCAAAGTGCTCATTCAAAGAGAAAGTGTTCATACTATTATTGAAGCTCATTTGTTTTCAAGTTGGCCAACAAGCAGCAGTTCCATGTCAATTTAAAACAATGTTATGCCATCAGGTTACTTTCAAGGTTCTCTTGGACAGAAATGTTAAGAGCCTGATTGCCAGAGACTTGCTCCTAcagctccagctgcagcctgCACGTGCTTCTAGGAATGAGGCCCAGTTCTCTAAGTTTATAAGCTCCCAGCTGGCTCTGGGACAGGCCTGAGTACATCACTGAGTGACAgccagtcccccccaccccccccgcactTTACCAAAGCAAACCCCTTTCTTTACCTCTGCAGCTGGTGGGTGAGCAAAGCTGGCTGGTTTTCACATGGAGCTTGCAAGGGTGGAGATGGCTGAGGTGGGCGAATACAATCCTGAGCCAGGCACCAGAAAGAAGGGGAACAAAAAGTATTTGCAATTAGTCAGTTCCATCTCGACTGAGACAGTTTGGACCAATAAATTAATCAATCTGAGACAGAAGTTCTCGCTATTCTACCAGCTGTGCATGCATTGCTTTTGAAAAGCCTTCCCCCTTGTTCTTCATTACAGCAGGTCGGGCACTCTAACTTGCCACATACACAGAAGTTTTCGTCCCTAGTCCCATGTGGCCATTCAACACCTCTACTGCAGGAAAACCTGGCTAGGATTCAGGGAGCATGGTCCCGGTTCCAGTACCTGAATCTGCTGATGGAGAATTTGATGATGCTGCTCCTGCTGGTACAACATGTGCTGCTGCTGTGTCTTCTCCAGAGTTCTCTCGTCCATATGCCCACCGTACATCTTCTGTAGTTGCTCACACTCCTGTAATGAATTCAATACACCCACAACATGATCTCTTCCTGCACAGCAACCCTGCTGCGCTAAAAAGGCTTTCACTCTGCAGTCTCCAGAGCcagggaaaaagaagaaactgCAGGACAGAAATCCTAATCCATGTAGTTAGCAGCATGTGTGCGCATAATACCAGGGTCATCGCAGCTCTCTCATACAGTGGGAAAGAAATAGATGCTCATGGAACTAAACTCATGGGCTATTTAGTCTCTTTACACTGCAATTGCAGGGAGTGCAAGTGAAAAGCATCAGACATGAAAACCCCAAGATTAAATTAGCATCTCGTGCTCCTGCTGTGCTGCACAGGGAAATTCCTCTCTTGGGGCCCAATCCAATTCCAACTGAAATCAACGACAAGACTCCCCCGGAGGTCAAAGAGAGGACTATGCAATTTATGCCACAGCAGAGCAAAATGGCCTTTCAATGACCGCTATGGCATGCGATGGGACTTCACTGCCATTAAACACTGGTGAAGGCACCAGTGGCTTTTAGCAGCCGTGGCTAAGAGGATTTTCAAGAGTGTTCTTCAGTCTGGTTACTCTGTGCAACACCATGGATTGTTATTCAAACCAATCAAACAAGCAGGCCAGGCCCAAGAACCAACCATTTCAACTTTGAAATGGGATTCTGGGGACTGGTTTCATTGCGTGCGAGTCTTGGGAAGAAACTCAATGACAGTTTCTAGGGAGCACAGGTATCAGGGCCCACGTTCCTCACTTGAGCCTGACTTCTCGGACCTTACATGTGTTTCTACAGTGATATGTCAAGTCCCCAGAAAAGGGGAAGCCCCCAAGGTCCCCAGGCTGCAGCTGAGATGAAGAGGAGGATGGCAATTCTACAAAGCACACTCAAATACCCAGAAGGAAGGAGAGGATAtgctccccagctgcagctctgaagAATGTTTAGATCCAGGAGACAAAGCAGTAGGAAAGGTTTCCTCTACCAGTAAGTCAGTGACCTAAGCTAATTCATTGCATCCCTCTTCCTTCCTTTACCTGCTGAAGCTGTTTGATGCTGCTGTTATTGCCCATTTTCTCCAGGTGGGCTTTGAACGCCTGGATGCTGGCAGCACCGTCAGAAAAGCGGCGAACCGGGGAGAAGCGCTCagtggggaggtgcagggtgtTTGAGTCCTTGTAAACAGAGCTGAACACATGGGGAAGTGGGTTAGTGAGGCCAGCTGAAAAACAAACTCAGCTACAGAGACATTTTATTTACATCAGCTCTGCCAAGGTCTGCCTGCCCAGAAGTTCTGTTTCTGGGTGAGAAGTAAAGTGCCATTAGTTTATTCATCACCCACATGGTACAGGGTTAGCAAGTCCATTTTATGCTAGGGTAGGTACATTTTCTCTAAGATTTTGCCAGTCTGATTTATATCCTAACTAGATTATAACAGGGGCCCCAGTCTGTAACTGGCCATACGACTCGGCCTGGCACTTGGTTCCCCCGACCTGCAGAAACCATTCAACTGCTAAGAACTGAAAGGCTTTTCTCCATCTGAGagcctttttcattcactatACTTTGGAGTTTACACAGTGACATTTTTGCTAAGCTGGAGCATCCCTATATTCCAGTGGGATGGGAACACTTTGTGCTATGAAAAATGGTTTCCTGTTCATCTATCTGAATTGGGGAAGTAGGAGCCAGTCAGGAGTGCTGCTGTCTTCGATGAGGTGATTCTGCTGCTGAGAACAGTTGTCTCTCTATGGCAAGGCCTGTTTGCTAAGAGGAGACCCTAACAAGCACAACCGGAGCTTGCCTGCTCAGTCTAATTCTAAAATACAGTCGGCCAGCACCGTAGGAATTCTCATTTAAACAAGCCCAGGAGCAGGACCAGCATAACAACCTCCCCCCCAGTCCTAGCCCAGATGCTTTACTTGCAGGTACACCTAGAGAGACACGTCACTGAGAGAAGAGCAATCCATGGGATTTCCAGGAAAGGAAGAAAACTGGAAAATGCTCATTTGTGCATCAAAAGGGGCACCAGGAACCCTGACTTCTGTGGGGAATGGAGGCTTCCCATTCGAATGCCAATAAAGCTTAGACCATCACCTAGCAGTACGACCTGCCCTCtctcagcacacacacaggcttcCAGGATCTTCCATTTCCTAGATGACACATGCGGGTGAACCCATCAGACTGGTTTATTCCAAGCACTAACACATATCAGGCCTTGAAGATGAGGGAGTTTTAATCTGAACACGTTCTGCCAAATGTTGCATCTCATGTGACCACAGAGGGATGGacctggagcgggggggggaggggggtgtcaaaCAAGGAAGCTGCACTTGTAGGGGGCCCTCAAGACAAAACCAATAATGGCAAAACAAAAGTTTTAGAAACATTTCTAAGTCTCCAGTACGTGCAGATAAAAACAGCCGTGTCACAGCACCAGTGGATCGGGGTGGATAAGATTCACACCCCAAGGGTAGGAAAGACACTGCTGACTACAGAGCTATCAGGTCTATCCTGCAGCCACTCTGAGCCAGAGGAGAGGCCGGCATCCACGTTCAGAGAGGCACTAATCCCATTGTGGGGGGATGATGACGACTTTGTTTCCAGGAACAAACTTCCCTTTCAATCTGGGTTCCCACATATGAGTCAAACCCAAGCACACTCCTCCTCAAGACTACATCTTTAAGAGTATTACAAAGCACTGCTCTCTCTCCACCCACAGAGCAAACACTAACACATGAGGACCCAGTTAGTTTTCTGCCCAGATGGGTTTAGCTTTGTACCAATTCAATCCATACAGAAAACGAGTGGACAACAGTTTGGCTGCAGCAATGGTCTTTGTCTGTGAAAGGCCCTTAGGGAACAAGTCTTTAGAGCATCCCTGCGGATGGTTTGGTtgtaaaacaaacagaagataATCGAGCTCCATATAGTAGTGCTTCAAACTGAATTACGTTAGACAGACAAATTGATACTTCAAATATTTGATGTATGCACAGAGTTCTCTGCTGAAGCCTGCTCTGAAAGACCAAACGGAATCTCTGCGGGAGAAGCTACCCCTAGCAGGAGGACAATTCTCATTCATGTTGCAACATTTCCAGGATGTCAGTTCCAGTTAGTTTCACATATTCAGCCCTGCTTGGTAAAATGTATTTCACTTCATTACGATTTTAGATATGTTCCAGCTAAGGTTAGAGTTGGCTGGCTGTCACGTTCCCTTTCTGCCAGTCAGCAAGCCAAATCTGTCCATCTGACCCTCCAACTCGGTAacgggcagcagcagcaagtgagGAACATGAGCATTGTGCATCAGGTTCCCAAGCATGCTAGGGTGATGCACGGTAACCCTAACCCCTGGCTCTCCAGACTGGCTTTCTAGACTAACAATTGTTGAGACCTTTTTAAGTACAAACCAGTTTCAAACAGACTACATTAAACACCAGAATAAAAGCGGACAGCTGTTCAATAGGCAGtactctgaaaaaagaagaacaggagtacttgtggcacattagagactaacacatttattagagcataagctttcgtggactacagcccacttcttcggatgcatatagaaccTGTatcttgcggatacagactaacacggctgctactctgaaaccaggcaGTACTTTGTGGCTTACTGCAGGTTTTGCCACACTACACGACACAGCCTTCCACTAGCTCTGTCTGAGGTGTACAGAGACTTCCAGGTGCTTGGTCTGGGGCCAGATGTGATTTTCAAGCTCCTCTCTTTTGATCTCTGCAGGTCTGTAGTGCCACAGGCTTACAGGCCTCTGCTGTGACATGTAAAATGCTCATCATTGTGAATCTGGAATGAGCCAATGCTCTCCTGTGCATGTGCAAACAGAGGAGCAGACACATGATGAGAGATGAGAGCCAGTGGGGGCAGGGTAGGCTCATTCTAAAGAGCCTTACAACAATCTCTCAATGGCTTCGTTTAAACCTCCATTCTGAAGTGACCCTGGAAGCAGGACATACAGTATTTTCTGTTTATTTACTTTGCAActgtttttcttctcttcctaTAAAGCACTCGGTGACCCAAgaaatcttcctcctcctctcctgcctccctaCAAGTGTTTCTACCCAGGAGTAACTCAGGGTTTATCTTTTGTCTTCTAGAGTTCCAGCGTGGCACCAATGCCGACTCAGTCTGCTCAGAGTTCACCTGATTACACCAGCGCCCAGCTCAGCAGGTATCTGGCTACAATAAAGAGTGCTTTCACAAGCTTGCCAGTGTGAGCTGGTTAGAGGATTTAACATGAGCACAAATCTGGTCTTCTCGGTAACTACTTTCTCAATTGTTCAGCAACTAAAATCAAAGAAATGAGCATGACAGTTTACACTTATGTTACACCCtctgctttggggtgggggggcagtttTTAAGCTGTGTCTGTGGCAGTAGGGTCTCCAATTTGCTGCAGCATCAAAGGACTCTGTAGAAATAATAATTCTCCAAGTCAGGAGGGCCCTTCCTCCAGAATTTTAGCTCACTTGGATCCAGTTTTGCAGCAGTTCCCTCAGTCACAAAAGTTATAATTGTTCTCCCCCAGAttagaaacaaaaagacaaaCGGGGAGCTTTGCGCGGAGACTCTGCAGTGGAAACACACAACTCTGGTGCAGTGAGGTATCAACCTACGTATAGTTTACTCCTGGTGCAGCCTTTCATACAGCATTCCACTACTGAATATTCCATAGCAGATTTACTACTCACTACAGGGTTGAGCCTTCCAATACATTAACAAAGCTTTCCACTAAACTGGATCGTTTAATCTTAATCCCAGCCCCAGGGCAAAGGCAGCCATCCTGGCCAATCATCTCCAGCCACAGA harbors:
- the SIK3 gene encoding serine/threonine-protein kinase SIK3 isoform X13; this translates as MLVLDPSKRLSMEQICKHKWMKLGEADAEFDRLIAECQHLKIERQMEPLNEDVLLAMVEMGLDKERTLQSLRTDAYDHYSAIYSLLCDRLKRHKNLRITAPPSVPRTMAFPTPANIQAEQAGNPVSINVPQVQLINPENQIIETDGTMNLDSDEGEEPSPEALVRYLSMRRHTVGVADPRTEVMEDLQKLLPGFPRVTPQAPFLQVTPNMNFMHNMLPMQNLQPTGQLEYKEQSLLQPPTLQLLNGMGPLGRRASDGGANIQLHAQQLLKRPRGPSPLVTMTPAVPAVTPVDEESSDGEPDQEAVQRYLANRSKRHTLAMTNPTAEIPPDLQRQLGQQSFRSRAWAPHLVPDQHRSVYKDSNTLHLPTERFSPVRRFSDGAASIQAFKAHLEKMGNNSSIKQLQQECEQLQKMYGGHMDERTLEKTQQQHMLYQQEQHHQILHQQIQDCIRPPQPSPPLQAPCENQPALLTHQLQRLRIQPSSPPPNHPNNHLFRQPNSSPPPGNSSMLQTHGAASQSQFQGMPSHSAIFQQSGNCSPPPNVALTCMGMAQQPQPQPVTIQVQEPGDMLSNNLLQGAAVAGQGMSPHPRGTSINPSANQIQMQHRANLMASLTYGHRPLSKQLSADSAESHSLNMNRYPPANYDQVHLHPHLFSDQARASPSNYSPSAGVGFPTTQQALKVPQLDQFPSFPQSAHQQQPQHYTASALQQALLSPTPPDYSRHQQVPHILQGLLSPRHSLTGHTDMRLPPAEFAQLIKRRQQQQQQQQQEFQELFRHMSQGDAGNMNTSMGQNLSERPSLSVPYQNADTYHHNSPQHLLKIRAHECIQQVSAAVAPHGYVHQPALIHSESMEEDCACEGARDSFPDTKSSNTLTKGGHENPLLLNAGGHGDPESLLGTVNQGQELGTHHYRHQPATGFSRNKVPSRESIVGNCMDRSSPGQAMEMPNHNGLGYSARPASIEHHRPRTLQRHHTIQNSDDAYVQLDNLPGMSLMAGKALSSARMSDAVLSQSSLMASQQLHTRESEGKDFPGAEKASCRDCGESLEGQEHPNLADVSQHLNTSCYPSTCITDVLLSYKHPEVPFGMEQAGV
- the SIK3 gene encoding serine/threonine-protein kinase SIK3 isoform X11, with the protein product MKMLCHPHIIRLYQVMETERMIYLVTEYASGGEIFDHLVAHGRMAEKEARRKFKQIVAAVHFCHCCHIVHRDLKAENLLLDANLNIKIADFGFSNIFTPGQLLKTWCGSPPYAAPELFEGKEYDGPKVDIWSLGVVLYVLVCGALPFDGSTLQNLRARVLSGKFRIPFFMTTECEHLIRHMLVLDPSKRLSMEQICKHKWMKLGEADAEFDRLIAECQHLKIERQMEPLNEDVLLAMVEMGLDKERTLQSLRTDAYDHYSAIYSLLCDRLKRHKNLRITAPPSVPRTMAFPTPANIQAEQAGNPVSINVPQVQLINPENQIIETDGTMNLDSDEGEEPSPEALVRYLSMRRHTVGVADPRTEVMEDLQKLLPGFPRVTPQAPFLQVTPNMNFMHNMLPMQNLQPTGQLEYKEQSLLQPPTLQLLNGMGPLGRRASDGGANIQLHAQQLLKRPRGPSPLVTMTPAVPAVTPVDEESSDGEPDQEAVQRYLANRSKRHTLAMTNPTAEIPPDLQRQLGQQSFRSRAWAPHLVPDQHRSVYKDSNTLHLPTERFSPVRRFSDGAASIQAFKAHLEKMGNNSSIKQLQQECEQLQKMYGGHMDERTLEKTQQQHMLYQQEQHHQILHQQIQDCIRPPQPSPPLQAPCENQPALLTHQLQRLRIQPSSPPPNHPNNHLFRQPNSSPPPGNSSMLQTHGAASQSQFQGMPSHSAIFQQSGNCSPPPNVALTCMGMAQQPQPQPVTIQVQEPGDMLSNNLLQGAAVAGQGMSPHPRGTSINPSANQIQMQHRANLMASLTYGHRPLSKQLSADSAESHSLNMNRYPPANYDQVHLHPHLFSDQARASPSNYSPSAGVGFPTTQQALKVPQLDQFPSFPQSAHQQQPQHYTASALQQALLSPTPPDYSRHQQVPHILQGLLSPRHSLTGHTDMRLPPAEFAQLIKRRQQQQQQQQQEFQELFRHMSQGDAGNMNTSMGQNLSERPSLSVPYQNADTYHHNSPQHLLKIRAHECIQQVSAAVAPHGYVHQPALIHSESMEEDCACEGARDSFPDTKSSNTLTKGGHENPLLLNAGGHGDPESLLGTVNQGQELGTHHYRHQPATGFSRNKVPSRGKINPTL